GATCGGGACTGTCCCAATGAGCTGAGAAGATCACAATGCCGCGGGGCTTCCCCAGATCCGAACCCAGCCGCTGCAGGAAACGCGTATAGTCGTTATCCTCAAGTACCAGCAGCGGAGAGCCGTGCGCAATGAAAAAGGCCGGTAATTTCATAGGGTAAGAGCCTCCATTTCCGGTATGGTCTTCCCCTTTATTTTACAGCTAATTCCCTGCCATTGCGAGTGCCGTTACCGCTCCTATATCATCCAGTTCTGCCATTCCTCCTGCAGATGCTCCTGCTGGTTCATCCAATCCCGGGTACGCTTCAGCACCTGCTCCTGCGCCGGACCCGAAGAGAAGGTATGATCGCCCTGGAAAATAATCTCCTTGTCGCACCGTCCTTCCGGCCGGGTCCAGAACAGCTTCTGGTAGAGGAACGCATAATCTACAGGAATCACATCGTCGGAAGTCCCGTGGATAACCAGCACATCGCCGCTGAACTTCCCTGCCTCTTGGAACGGCTGGAAAGCGGCCAGGGAATTGAAGTATACCGGAGTGAACGAATAGCCGGCGTAATCGGCCGAACCGCTCTTCACCGACCGGTCGAAGGCTTCCCTGCCGACAATCTTGACGATGTCATTGAAGGGATAGCCGACGGCTGACCACAGTACAAGATTCTTCACTCGCCGGTCACGGACACCGGTCAGCAGCGCCACCGCGCCGCCCAGACTGTGTCCGATCAGCGTCACACGCTGCGGGTCCACATCGGCCGAGCTGATGCCGTAATCCAGCACCGCCCGGGTCTGCCCGATCATCGACTCCATATCCTCACTGCCGTAATCGCCGCTGCTCTCCCCGCAGCCTGCATAATCGAAACGGATTACCATATAGCCATCCTGCGCCAGCTCCCGGGCGGCCTTGACGAAGATCCGGTCGACACCGATCCGGCTGCCCACGAAGCCGTGGCAGATCACTGCAAGCGGCACCCGGTTCTTGCACCGTCCTGTCCCTGCCCGGTCTGCGGCCGGATAATGTATGCTCGCTGTCAATTCCTCTCCGTTATGCCGGATGATGATATTCCGTTCCATTGCGGCGTCCTCCCCTGATTCACTAATTTATTTTAAATTATAATAATTCCGATTAATTTAGTATGATTAATACTTCTATTATATTATCTGTACTAATTTGTTGTCAATACGCATGAAGCCAGCAGCTTACATCAGCTCTACAGGAGAAAAGGCCCCTTCCACTCCCTCTGGAGCGAAAGAGGCCCATATCCGCTTAGGCATCACTCAGTCATAGCTGTCGTGAAACATGTCGTGTGTCTCCTGCCGGCCTTCCCAATCCCCGAGCCCGTCCTCCTGGCCCTGACCCGCAGCATCCCATAGGCTGAAGCCGTCAGAATTGCCCCAGTCCCCCACATCATTAGTCGGTGCAGGCGTGGTACCGCCGTTCACAGCCTTGCCCGGATCCTGCTTGTTCTCCTGTTCCATAACGCTCCCTGCCTTCCCTCTAGCTATAGTTGGTGAAGCCACCACCTCTTCAGTGTTTACTCTTCCAAAAGGATTATTCAGACCTTCGTGAACGAACGTTGTCCTTGCACACGGCTGGTTCACAAACGTATACTCTAGGTTGAAGGTATCCTGATCACTCAATGCTGGAGGTATAGGTCCACACTATGAAAGTCAAAGCTATGATTAAGCAGAACAACCTGCTGCGGGAGCAGATGACGCCGTCTAACCGCTCTTATTTCGAAGATATGATTCTGGCGATGCGCGCCAGTTCAGTAGATGCTGTACGTGCAGAGGAGCTGCTGCTGGAGGCGGCCGCGCTGCTGCTGAAGGGACAAGCCAAGGGGAAGAACGCCAAGCAGGTTTTTGGCGAGAAGCCCGGCGATTATTTCAAGGACGTGATGGACAGTGCCCCGCCGCGCACACCGCGAAGCCGGCTGAAGAACTCCCTGATGATCTCCTGGTCCGCTCTGACCCTGCTGTTCGGGACGATGGGCATTGCCGGCCTGATTACACAGTGGAGCGGCGGTCCGCACGAACTCTTCGGCCAGCTTAGCCTGTTCACTCTGGTCGTTGTCGGCGCAGGCTCCATCGTGCTGGTTGAGCTTATTATGAAATGGATGGCCTCCCTCTCGGAGGACGACAGTCCGAAGCCTAAGACCTTCGACATTAAGGCCCTGGGCATCTATATCGGAATTGCCGTGATTGCGGTATTCGCCGGCATATTCCTCGATAATCTGTTCCCGGTCATTCCGGTCTCGCCCTGGGTCAGTCTGGCTCTGGCCGCCGCCGGAGGTCTAGGGCTGAAATTGATATTCTTCCCATCTTAGAGGCTGTATCCCACATCCATTCCACACAGGAGGAGACACGAATGAAAAAGCATGCCGTTCTATCCGCCGCAATCGCCCTGCTCATAGGGCTTCAGTCAGGCGCAGCCGGACAGGCCGGTGCTGAAGGCAGCGGAAGCAGCCGGACAGGCACTTCCGGTACAGCTGCGAGCGCTAAGACTGCCAGCCATGCAGAAGCGGTCTATACGGCCGCGCTGCCGCTGCTGTCCAGCGGTAACCTGCCGGGAGCCATTGCCTATATGAAGACGAAGTTATATGCAGTCACTCCGTATCAGGCGACTGTACTGACGCTGAAGCTGGAGAACCTGCATAAGGCGCTGCTCCCCTCCTGGGAGAAGAAATTCAGCAGCAGCGAGGTCCAGCGGAAGCTCCTCACCGTCTACAGAGGAGGAGTCAGCATGGAGAAGCTGGCTGAGAGTACGGATAACGCCGCCCTGCGCGCCCTGCTGCAAAGTGCGGGAGAGAGCGGGTACAAGCTGGATACCGCCGAGGGAAGCTTTTACCCGGTGATTGATTATGCGGCTTACCGCAAATATAAGCCTTATGTAACGGAGGATATCAGCAGCTATATTTCCATTATGGCGGCTGAATCCGATCTGCCTCCTTCCAAGGATAACGGGCTGATCATTGCCTGGGGCGAGGTGGCCGACCGTGCGCTGACCCAGGAGCAATTCATCCAGACCTATCCCAAATCCAACCGGGTGCAGGCCGTCAAGAAGCTGTATGACCAGTATGCTGTGAACACCTTCTACGGCCAGAACAACACCCCGCTCTTCCATTACGATAATCTGGAGATGGATCTGGAGGCGCAGAAGGCCTACACCGGAATCCTGGCCAAGAACAGCGGCACAAGCGCCTTCCTGCAGAAGCTTGAGGGCTTCATGAAGCTGATGAAGAGTAACGGCTACCTGCTGGACGACGAGGCGAAGCAGTATTTGAAGACTGAGGTGCCTCAGCTGTAGGCGGTTCAACTACATCCCATACAAGACACAATTATCCTAACGGGTGAAGGATGCTGATGCCTCATCGCCTTCTGATGATATTCATCCAGCCCATATGCCTTTTGGCCACCTTGCAGCCGGTTTTCGCATACGATCTGAAGGGCTTCTTCCTTTCTTGGAGGTGCTCCGCCTATCTCTTGCCCTTTCTAAGCGTTTTCTCTCACCGAGCGCTTGATGGAGCCGGATTGTTGCACATTTTGCAGGATTTCTCTAAAAATGTTACTGGATAAGCTACATTGTTGCATCATTTGCAGAAATTCTGGTGTTTAGTGCAAGTTAGGGCTGGCTTTGTTGCATTTCATGCAGGATTCCAGCATAAGTCGCTTCTATGGGGCAGTATTGCTGCACTTCTTGCAACATTCCCCTAAAACGGGAAACAGCCCCGTCCGCAATCACGCCGGACGGGGCTGTTTTCTATAAGATTAGATCAGCATACTGAACAGATTGACATCCTTGTTAATCTCCACGTAATCGACGCCCTTCTGCTTCATCCGCTCAATCAGCGGGGCGTAGGCATCGGTGGACATCAGCTCAATGCCGACCAGGGCCGGGCCGTTCTCCTTCTCATTCTTCTTCGTGTACTCGAACCGGGTGATATCATCGTCAGGTCCGACTACCTCGGTCAGGAACTCGCGCAGGGCACCCGCACGCTGCGGGAAGTTGACCATGAAGTAATGCTTGAGCCCTTCATAGATCAGGGAACGCTCCTTGATCTCCTGCATCCGGTCAATATCGTTGTTGCCGCCGCTGACGATGCAGACCACGCTTTTGCCGCGGATCTGATCACGGTACATGTCCAGCGCAGCAATCGGGAGGGAACCGGCAGGCTCCACCACAATGGCGTTCTCGTTATACAGCTCCAGAATAGTGGTACACGCCTTGCCCTCCGGCACCTTCACCACATCATCCAGCAGCTTCGAGCAGATATCGAAGGTCAGGCCGCCCACACGCTTCACCGCCGCGCCGTCTACGAACTTGTTAATCTCCTTCAGGGTGACCACCTCGCCGCTCTCCATAGCCTCAATCATCGAGGCTGCGCCGCT
The window above is part of the Paenibacillus sp. FSL H8-0048 genome. Proteins encoded here:
- a CDS encoding alpha/beta hydrolase family protein; this encodes MERNIIIRHNGEELTASIHYPAADRAGTGRCKNRVPLAVICHGFVGSRIGVDRIFVKAARELAQDGYMVIRFDYAGCGESSGDYGSEDMESMIGQTRAVLDYGISSADVDPQRVTLIGHSLGGAVALLTGVRDRRVKNLVLWSAVGYPFNDIVKIVGREAFDRSVKSGSADYAGYSFTPVYFNSLAAFQPFQEAGKFSGDVLVIHGTSDDVIPVDYAFLYQKLFWTRPEGRCDKEIIFQGDHTFSSGPAQEQVLKRTRDWMNQQEHLQEEWQNWMI
- a CDS encoding DUF1129 family protein, with product MKVKAMIKQNNLLREQMTPSNRSYFEDMILAMRASSVDAVRAEELLLEAAALLLKGQAKGKNAKQVFGEKPGDYFKDVMDSAPPRTPRSRLKNSLMISWSALTLLFGTMGIAGLITQWSGGPHELFGQLSLFTLVVVGAGSIVLVELIMKWMASLSEDDSPKPKTFDIKALGIYIGIAVIAVFAGIFLDNLFPVIPVSPWVSLALAAAGGLGLKLIFFPS